The Maridesulfovibrio sp. genomic sequence GTGTCCGGTTGCGGAAAAAAGGTGATCGGTCCTTCGGTTGCAGGGGTTTCAGGGGCCGCTGCAGTGAAGCGTTCAATTGTAAAGATAGCGCGTATCCAGATCGGAAAGCCTTATAAATGGGGCGGAGTATCCCCGGATGAAGGGTTTGATTGTTCCGGGCTGGTCTGGTGGGTTTACCGGCGTCACGGTATAGAAGTACCCAGGGTGTCATGGCAGCAGAAGAATGCGGGCAAGTATGTCCGCAGAAGCGATATGCAGGCAGGGGATATCGTGTTGTTTAAGATTCCGGGGCAGAGTAAGAGCCTGCATACCGGGATATATACAGGTAACGGATATTCCTTTGTTCACAGCCCGAAAAGTGGACACAGTGTGCGTGAAGAATCCATGGATAAGAGTTACTGGCGTAAATATTTTATCGGTGCACGCAGGGTGATTGAATAAAAAAAAGGAGCCTCTTGGGAAGCTCCTTAGATAGACGTATTAATTGGCGATATCTATTGTACTGTGGAACAGGTCGGAGGCTGGATGTGTGCTCCTTGTCCGGCGTTGCCCAGTCGTTCAACGTAGTTCTTGACTTCATCCTGATCGCGCCACCCGGCGTAAAGTTCTTTCCAGTCTGCGAAAGTCATGACTTCGGATTCAAGGTAGGATTCGTGTCCTTTAATCCAGAGGTTGAAAAGGTACATTTCCATTTTGAAAGCTTTGGAATCAAAAACCTTGGGTACGATTTTGCCGTTGTACTTGGTGCCGTCGAAACGTGCGCCAATGAAAGAACATACGGTGTTCATGGATTTCTGCTGGTCTATCTCTTCATTGTTCATCAGATCGAGCAGTCCTTTCAGGGCGGGGTATTCTTTATCAACCTGAGAGCAGACCTCTTCAGGGACTTTGACCATCAGTTTCTTGCCTTCTTCAAAGATGAAGTAAAATCTTGTCCAATGGTCGAACATGAATACTTCGGTTATATCTTCAACAGCTCTATCAAATGCTTTGTTTGTCTTGGCTTTTTTCATGGTTTTCTCCTCGCAGACTTTTGGCCGTGGAGTTTTTGCTCCGCTCCGGCAGGAAGTTTTATATGTTCATGATAAGGGATGTAGTCAAGCCCCAATATTTGTTGCGTAAAAAAATATCCAGTATTTTAGGGTGTTAGTTTGTGAAAAAAATATTTTGATTCTGAAGGGGAATAGCTTTGCAAATTGTGTTAGCTTAAGTTCTTTACAATGGACCCTTTTTTAGGGTACTGACTCCTTCTTTGCAGCATTCAATCGTGCAGCAAGTACGAAAAAAATATTCAGGAGGTCCTCCAAATGGGTAGGCACAAAAAGATCGAGAGAAAGAAAGAGCTTCAGCGTAAACGTCATCGTAGAGCTAAAAGAATCAAAGCTCGCATCGCAGAAGCAAAGGCTGCAGCAGCCAGCTAAGTTTTTTACTGACCTGTTTCAGTTCCCGCGCAGGTATTTTCCTGCATAAGCGGGGCTGATCCGGATCAGCTCCCCCTCATATGCAGGGATAGGTCCGCCGGCCTCAAATGTTGCGTACAACTGTTTTTACTATGATGTACATAAACATTTTCTTTAGTGTATTCGGGAAATTATGTTTCTCCGAGTTCACTTGTGAATGAGGCAGGGCGAGCTTTTTTATTGGAGGGTATTATGCCGATTTATGAATACCAATGTCATGAATGTCAGCAGATATTTGAAGAATGGCAGACAAGCTTTGAAGATAAGGAACTGGAATGTCCGGTCTGCGGTGGGCTAGCCACCAAAGTCCTTTCCAATTCCTCTTTCGTGCTCAAGGGCGGAGGCTGGTATTCTTCCGGGTACTGTAAAACCGACTCAGCGGCCGGCAAAACCGGCAACTCCAGTCCGGCGGGAAGCAGTACCAGTGCATCCACTTCCCCGGACTCTTCCGCAAAGAGTTCCGGCAGCGCTTCAAGCTAGCTGATAAAAGGCCAGACGGCCCGGTGTAATCCGGGCCGTCTGTTTTTTTGGCACTGTCTCTTCTTTAAAAAGAACCTGCGTCTTGTCCCGGCCTGCTGTTTAGAATATAGTAGGCCCTGATAGTTCCGAACATATTCCCATATTCTCAACAACTAACCGGAATTGGTAAAATGATTGAAAGATATACCCGTCCCGCAATGGGTGAACTGTGGACTCTGGAAAACCGTTTCAGGGTTTGGCTTGAAGTTGAAATAGCCGTCTGCGAAGCATGGCATAAGCTTGGTCGTATTCCTGCTGCAGATATGGAGATCATCCGTGAAAAGGCTGATTTCGAGCTGGAGCGCATTCTTGAAATTGAAGAAAAGACCAAACATGATGTTATCGCTTTCCTTACTGCTGTAGAGGAAAAGGTCGGCCCCTCTTCACGTTTTATTCATCTCGGCTGCACTTCTTCCGATATTGTTGATACCGCAAACGGAGTTATGCTCAGCCGTGCGGGTAAGATGATTCTGGACGACCTCGATGAATTTCTTGAAACACTTAAGGAAATTGCCCACGCCAACATGGGACGCATGTGTATGGGCCGTACCCACGGCATTCACGCCGAGCCTACCAGCTTCGGCCTGAAAATGGCCGGGTTCTATGCTGAGTTTTCCCGTCACCGTGAACGTATTGCCGATGCCCTTAAGAGTGTCAGCGTAGGTAAGATTTCCGGTGCTGTGGGAACATATGCTATGCTTGATCCAGAAGTTGAACGCATTACCTGCGAAATTCTCGGTCTTGGAGTAGATCCCATTTCCACCCAGATCGTACAGCGTGACCGCCATGCGGATTTCTTCACTGCTCTCGGACTGCTCGGCGGCGGCATTGAGCGTCTCGGTGTTGAGCTGCGCCACCTGCAGCGTACCGAGGTGCTGGAAGTTGAAGAAGGTTTCAGCAAGGGCCAGAAAGGTTCCTCTGCTATGCCTCATAAAAAGAATCCTATCTCCGCTGAAAACCTCTGCGGTCTTTCCCGCCTGTTGCGTACCAATGGTCTTGTTTCCATGGAAAACATGCCTCTCTGGCATGAGCGGGACATCAGCCATTCCTCAGTGGAAAGGGTCATCATGCCCGACTCCACTATCCTCGCCGACTACATCCTTGGACGTATGACCGGTGTTATCAAAAGGCTTAAGATCAACGGTGACAACATGGACCGCAATCTTATGGCTTCTTACGGCCTTTTCTACTCCCAACGGGTGCTCATCGCATTGGTGGAAGCCGGTCTTGAGCGTCAGAAGGCATACGAGATGGTTCAGAAAGTGGCTATGCATTGCTGGGAAAATAAGGTTTCCTTTCCTGATGAAGTCCGTAAGGATGAAACCATCAATTCCCACCTTGATGCAGGTGCTCTGGATGAAGCATTTGATATGGGCTACTATACCCGCTACGAAGAGATGATTTTCAAAAGAGTCTTCGGTGAATAGTTTTAATTTTGCTTTTTTGAACTGATTTTAGTTCCCGGTACAGTCGTTTCGGCTGTGCCGGGTTTTCTTTTTTGCAGGACTTTTACATTCATGTTAGGGTGTTAAAAACCAGCTTTTTAATTGTGAAGAAGTGTTGTATGGAAGCCTTTTGGGATAGGCATGTATTTGATTGTTTGTTATCGCGTAAAATGATTCATGGATCAGTTTTACATAGATGTTGCTTGGCTAAGGTTTTGTTAATGTTTTTTATTTCGTCTTTTGCTTTTGCGGGCGATGGAGTATCGGACTCGGTATGATTCATGTTTTGAGAGTGTTTACGGCGGTATTTATCCTGCTGACAGGCTTGACGTCATATGGTCATGCTCAGGGGTGGGAGCCTGTTATTGAGTCGACCTTGCTTGTTCCTGATTATGTCCTCGCCGTGGACAAGAACTCCCAGAAGCTGCATTTGCTGGTCCATAGGAGTCCCCTGCATGCAGAGGTAAGCTTTACCTGTGCAACCGGGCAGGTCGCTGGTGATAAATCCGTCGAAGGGGATTTGAAGACTCCTGAAGGCGTCTATTTCACCACCGGGAAGAGAACCGGATTGAAAGATTTTGAGCTTTACGGGGAAATGGCGTTTCCTCTTGATTTTCCCAACCCGGTTGACCGCATCAAGGGTAAAACCGGGTATGGTATCTGGATTCATGGCCGGGGTAAGAAGCTCATTCCCATGGACACTAAAGGGTGCGTGGCACTGGTTAATTCCGATATTGAGTTTCTTGATGACAAAATTGATCCGGGAACACCTGTGATTATAGGTGAAAAAGTCGGATGGAACAACAGCGATGATGCACAGTCCCGTGAATCCGCCGAGCTGGAAAAGCTGGTCCGTAAGTGGGCCGCCGACTGGGAATCCCGTGACAATAGTTTTTTTGATGCATACTCTCCCGAACTTTTTGCGAAATCCGAAAGACGTTCGTTCAAGGCTTTCGAGAACAGGAAAAAGAGAATTTTTTCCCGTGCCGGATGGATTGATATAGAGATCTACAACCTGCATGCCCTGCGTGGACCGGATTACTGGGTAACCTGGTTTGATCAGTACTACCGTTCCGGCAGGCTGTCTTCTTCTTCCTCCAAGCGGCTATACTGGCAGAAAGTTAATGGAAATTGGAAGATTGTGGGCCGGGAATACGGACCGGCTATCCATTCTCTTAAGCAGAGATATCTTGCGACTAAACAGACCGACGTAAAAGCTTTCCTTGATGAGTGGAAACAAAGCTGGCTTTCAGCGGACCTGGATAAATATATTTCCCTGTACGATTCCGACGCCCGGCAGGGACGAAGGAAAGGAGTCTCCTCCATCAGGGCCAACAAGTTTTCAATCTGGAAAGAGCGTAGTCCTTCTTCTGTCGAGTTTGGTAAAGTCTCACTGCGTGAGCATCCTCAAGGATTGGAAGCTGTTTTCAGGCAGGTTTATTCGGATTCATCCGGATACAGCGACAAGGGCCTTAAGAAACTGGTTCTCCGTCCGGAAAAAGACGGGTGGCTTATTGTTGATGAACAATGGAGAAAGCTCTGATGGGAAATACCAAGTACAATGTGCTTTTCATGCGTGACGATGATACCGTCAAGCGTTACAGACTCAGTCCTTTCTGGCTGAAGGTCCTTTTATGGGTAGTTGTTCTGCTGGCAGTTTGTGCCGGGGGCGGGGCATGGGCCGGATACACCTTCTGGTCTCAAAATTCCCGTCTGAAGCAGGAAAAAATTGAATTGCAGAAGTCTTTGAACGATGCTTCAGTTCAACTGGAACGATTGGAAAATGTGAATAAGATTCTTGATTCCTATGATCCCAATGAGCTGCAGTCTTTGCTTGCTACTGTTCCTGTGGAGGAGAAGAAGGTTGAAACTGTACCTGTAATAGACCTGAACAAGCTTCTTTTTTACAAAAACCAGATGCGGGCCGGGGTGGAAAATGTAAAGCTGCGCAAATCAGGCAGCAGTCTTGCCTTGAGCTTTGACCTGAACAATTTGCAGACTTCTTCTGCTTTGGGCGGTCTGGCAACGATTCAGTTGATTGAGAATAACGGTCAGGTTATCGAAATCAGGGCAAACCGTAATGATATGTCTTTCCATATCCAAAGATTCAAAGTGGTCAGAACGAGGTTAGCTCTGCCCCCGGCTATGGATGTCAAAGATATTTACGGTGTCAGGTTGATGATCACTACAAATAACGGTGAGTTGATTTTCAGTGAAGTATATCCTTTGTCGCGCGTTCTTAACTAGTTTACTCATCTTTTGTTCCGCTTTTCCTGCAGTGGCACAACAGGTAAAAAACTATACCTTTTTTGAGGGTACGCAATATCCCTTACGGGTTACATGGGTCTTTGGCGATGAGCCGGGCCCGGTAATCATGGTGCAGGGCGGCATACAGGGTGATGAGCTTTCAGGTTTTTTTACTGCTCAGTTGCTCACCAGCTGCAAGCTCCGCAAAGGGAATCTGATCATTGTCCCACGGGCAAATGAGCCATCCATCTTACGCCGTACCCGTCAGATCAATGTTGATCTTAACCGCCGTTTTGACAAAGAATACAACAGTTTCTACGAAGACCGTCTGGCCCGGGCAATTCGCTTTCTTCTTGGCGGGGCGGAAGGATTCATCCATTTGCATGAGGGCAGTGGATTTTACAACCCAAAATATGTAAGCACCCTGCGCAACCCCAATCGTTACGGTCAGTCTCTGATTATTGATGCCGCCGTATACAAAGACATCAGACTGGCTGAAATGTGCGGTCGTGCCATCAGTAAGCTGAACGGTAAAATAAATAATAAATCCTATTGGTTTACTCTTTTTAATACCAAGACTTTCACAAAAGCCACCCAATATCCTGAAATGTTGAAATCACTGACCTGTTATGCTCTGCATGAGCGGGGTATTCCAGCCATGGCAGTGGAGGTCAGTAAGGATATTAAAGATCTCGGCTGGAAGGTTCAGCAGCAGTTGCGGGCCACAGTCTATCTGCTGCAGGAATTCGGACTGGAACTTGATGTGCCTGAATTTTCATTCCCTAAAACCCACAATGGGCAGGGAGTCGAAATTCTGATCAACGGCAAACCGCTTCGGGGACACAGCATAGAGCTGGTCCGCGGGGCTCCGGTATCCACTTCCGGTAAACCGGTTCTTGATTCCGGCCTTGAACCGGCTGTGGCCGTTTTTGCCAGTGACCGTCCGAATCTTAACCTGCTTACCGCTCCGCGCATGGCCTTGTCGCAGTTTCCTGAACTAGAGGTGCGTATTGACGGCAGCAGGCAGGTCCAGACCGAGGTGCGCTGGAAGGGCAGCAAGACTGATCTTCCAGAAGTGAACGGACCGGTATTCCTTTGCTGGCTCAACGGCCAGCCGCAATTCATCAGTGCCGGAGGTACTCTGCAGGCAGTTGAAGGTGACCAGATTATTCTGGAAGGCATTCTCGGCAGCAGCAGAGAGGAGATTCTGAACTTAAAGGGTTTTGTGGCCTCAGTAATGGTTAACAGCGGTCAGGATGTGGGGCATGAAATAATCGCTGATCCATCCAATTTCATGGCAAAATACATGCTTGAAGGACCGGACGGTATTTCGCGTTACCGGGTGGTGCGTGAAACGCCGGGAAAGAAACAAACAGAATTTTATATAGCTATTCTGCCCCGCAAAATAAAGGCTCTGGAGCTTGAAGATGAGGCCGGCAGGTCTGATTTAGTCAACTGGAGTAATGGGGAACACATGCAGATCAGGCCGGACTCGTACATCTTGAAAGATGTCTG encodes the following:
- a CDS encoding C40 family peptidase; protein product: MNIRGVEENQILRLMFLCCVVIFVSGCGKKVIGPSVAGVSGAAAVKRSIVKIARIQIGKPYKWGGVSPDEGFDCSGLVWWVYRRHGIEVPRVSWQQKNAGKYVRRSDMQAGDIVLFKIPGQSKSLHTGIYTGNGYSFVHSPKSGHSVREESMDKSYWRKYFIGARRVIE
- a CDS encoding zinc ribbon domain-containing protein, whose product is MPIYEYQCHECQQIFEEWQTSFEDKELECPVCGGLATKVLSNSSFVLKGGGWYSSGYCKTDSAAGKTGNSSPAGSSTSASTSPDSSAKSSGSASS
- the purB gene encoding adenylosuccinate lyase — encoded protein: MIERYTRPAMGELWTLENRFRVWLEVEIAVCEAWHKLGRIPAADMEIIREKADFELERILEIEEKTKHDVIAFLTAVEEKVGPSSRFIHLGCTSSDIVDTANGVMLSRAGKMILDDLDEFLETLKEIAHANMGRMCMGRTHGIHAEPTSFGLKMAGFYAEFSRHRERIADALKSVSVGKISGAVGTYAMLDPEVERITCEILGLGVDPISTQIVQRDRHADFFTALGLLGGGIERLGVELRHLQRTEVLEVEEGFSKGQKGSSAMPHKKNPISAENLCGLSRLLRTNGLVSMENMPLWHERDISHSSVERVIMPDSTILADYILGRMTGVIKRLKINGDNMDRNLMASYGLFYSQRVLIALVEAGLERQKAYEMVQKVAMHCWENKVSFPDEVRKDETINSHLDAGALDEAFDMGYYTRYEEMIFKRVFGE
- a CDS encoding L,D-transpeptidase family protein, producing MIHVLRVFTAVFILLTGLTSYGHAQGWEPVIESTLLVPDYVLAVDKNSQKLHLLVHRSPLHAEVSFTCATGQVAGDKSVEGDLKTPEGVYFTTGKRTGLKDFELYGEMAFPLDFPNPVDRIKGKTGYGIWIHGRGKKLIPMDTKGCVALVNSDIEFLDDKIDPGTPVIIGEKVGWNNSDDAQSRESAELEKLVRKWAADWESRDNSFFDAYSPELFAKSERRSFKAFENRKKRIFSRAGWIDIEIYNLHALRGPDYWVTWFDQYYRSGRLSSSSSKRLYWQKVNGNWKIVGREYGPAIHSLKQRYLATKQTDVKAFLDEWKQSWLSADLDKYISLYDSDARQGRRKGVSSIRANKFSIWKERSPSSVEFGKVSLREHPQGLEAVFRQVYSDSSGYSDKGLKKLVLRPEKDGWLIVDEQWRKL
- a CDS encoding M99 family carboxypeptidase catalytic domain-containing protein translates to MKYILCRAFLTSLLIFCSAFPAVAQQVKNYTFFEGTQYPLRVTWVFGDEPGPVIMVQGGIQGDELSGFFTAQLLTSCKLRKGNLIIVPRANEPSILRRTRQINVDLNRRFDKEYNSFYEDRLARAIRFLLGGAEGFIHLHEGSGFYNPKYVSTLRNPNRYGQSLIIDAAVYKDIRLAEMCGRAISKLNGKINNKSYWFTLFNTKTFTKATQYPEMLKSLTCYALHERGIPAMAVEVSKDIKDLGWKVQQQLRATVYLLQEFGLELDVPEFSFPKTHNGQGVEILINGKPLRGHSIELVRGAPVSTSGKPVLDSGLEPAVAVFASDRPNLNLLTAPRMALSQFPELEVRIDGSRQVQTEVRWKGSKTDLPEVNGPVFLCWLNGQPQFISAGGTLQAVEGDQIILEGILGSSREEILNLKGFVASVMVNSGQDVGHEIIADPSNFMAKYMLEGPDGISRYRVVRETPGKKQTEFYIAILPRKIKALELEDEAGRSDLVNWSNGEHMQIRPDSYILKDVWSNGERCKIQPFLNNIPVSWGESFDVEPGKETVLTMRHTTTFVPMGRMVLKGTDYLHTKLEQ